A genomic segment from Legionella micdadei encodes:
- the rpsM gene encoding 30S ribosomal protein S13 — MARIAGVNIPDHKHIVIALTSIYGIGKTTSINLCKTVGIDPSTKVSQLSEEQLESLRTEIAKMTVEGDLRRVVTMNIKRLMDLGCYRGLRHRRGLPLRGQRTKTNARTRKGRRKGSN, encoded by the coding sequence ATGGCTCGTATTGCAGGTGTTAACATACCGGATCACAAACATATCGTGATTGCATTAACGTCTATTTATGGAATTGGTAAGACAACTTCCATAAATCTATGCAAAACAGTTGGCATAGACCCGTCAACTAAAGTTTCCCAGCTATCTGAAGAACAGTTGGAATCTTTAAGGACAGAAATTGCTAAAATGACAGTTGAGGGTGATCTGCGCCGCGTAGTTACAATGAATATAAAGCGATTGATGGATCTTGGCTGTTATCGCGGTCTTAGACATCGTCGTGGGTTGCCACTGAGAGGACAACGTACGAAAACCAATGCCCGTACTCGTAAAGGTCGACGCAAAGGTAGTAACTAA
- the rplQ gene encoding 50S ribosomal protein L17, with the protein MRHRNTGRKLSRTSSHRKAMFSNMCSSLIEHELIKTTLPKAKELRRYIEPLITVSKSDSVASRRYVFDRLRSKSAVGKLFTVLGPRYNERPGGYVRVLKCGYRAGDNAPMAIIELVDRPVAEENSAEE; encoded by the coding sequence ATGCGTCATCGTAATACCGGCCGAAAATTGAGCCGTACAAGCAGCCATCGCAAGGCAATGTTTTCAAACATGTGCTCTTCCCTCATTGAGCACGAGTTGATCAAAACAACTCTACCCAAAGCGAAAGAGCTACGTCGTTATATTGAGCCTTTGATCACCGTCAGCAAATCTGATTCAGTTGCTTCACGACGATACGTGTTCGACAGATTGCGCTCAAAAAGTGCCGTGGGCAAATTGTTTACTGTTTTAGGCCCTCGTTACAATGAGCGTCCAGGTGGATATGTCAGAGTTTTAAAATGTGGCTATCGCGCTGGTGATAATGCCCCGATGGCAATTATTGAACTTGTAGATAGGCCGGTGGCAGAGGAGAATTCTGCCGAAGAGTAG
- a CDS encoding MFS transporter codes for MLGLFMLIPVFTVFATHLQGATPTLIGLALGSYGLSQGILQMPMGILSDRFGRKPILTIGLLFFIFGSLIGALSHSIYTMILARTLQGMGAIGSVLIALLADLTPDEQRTKAMAVIGMTIGLSFSLAMVVSPALTSHYGLAGIFYLTTALALLGLFFVHAVIPTPQKECFHIDSEVKSSLFITVILNKHLQRLNFGIFFQHFILTATFYVIPMLLQQQIKQGNLTEQWYFYLPLMLFSFLLMLPFILLAEKKQQMKLIFILSVLITSLAQLSLVLANQYWLLFCGLMFLYFVAFNVLEAILPSLVSKQAGPTTKGTAMGVYSSSQFLGIFMGGLTAGLLYQYTGNRGVFLCNAVISLIWLVIAFFMKPEAYLSTLILSYPSAIKNETALIKQLKALVGIKDVFIAEEEKVIYVRIDKANYQPGSAEQILQETDQST; via the coding sequence ATGCTGGGATTATTCATGTTAATCCCTGTATTTACTGTTTTTGCAACTCATCTTCAGGGAGCAACACCTACTCTTATTGGCTTAGCCTTAGGAAGTTATGGTCTAAGCCAAGGTATTTTGCAGATGCCCATGGGTATACTGTCCGATCGCTTTGGCAGAAAACCAATACTAACTATAGGTTTACTCTTTTTTATTTTTGGCAGCTTAATCGGCGCATTGAGTCACTCTATTTATACGATGATTCTTGCACGAACATTACAAGGAATGGGAGCTATCGGCAGTGTCTTAATTGCATTGCTTGCTGATCTTACCCCCGATGAGCAGCGCACGAAAGCCATGGCAGTAATTGGTATGACTATTGGCTTATCTTTTAGCCTAGCCATGGTAGTTAGCCCAGCACTGACAAGCCATTACGGTTTAGCTGGTATTTTTTATTTAACCACTGCCTTAGCTCTACTCGGCCTTTTTTTTGTGCATGCAGTAATCCCTACTCCACAAAAAGAGTGTTTTCACATTGATAGTGAAGTTAAATCTTCTCTTTTTATAACCGTTATTCTTAATAAACACCTACAGCGTTTAAACTTCGGCATTTTCTTCCAGCACTTTATTTTAACCGCCACATTCTATGTGATCCCTATGCTCTTGCAGCAACAAATTAAGCAAGGAAATCTAACCGAGCAATGGTATTTTTACCTTCCACTAATGCTTTTCTCTTTCCTGCTAATGTTGCCGTTTATTCTTTTAGCAGAAAAAAAACAGCAGATGAAATTGATTTTTATATTGTCTGTTTTAATAACTAGCCTTGCCCAACTATCCCTCGTCTTAGCTAATCAATATTGGTTATTATTTTGTGGTTTGATGTTTTTGTATTTCGTTGCATTTAATGTTCTCGAAGCGATCCTTCCCTCTCTTGTTTCAAAACAAGCCGGACCAACTACAAAAGGCACTGCCATGGGGGTTTATTCCAGTAGTCAATTTTTAGGCATCTTTATGGGTGGCTTAACAGCAGGCTTGTTATATCAATATACCGGAAACAGGGGTGTCTTCTTATGTAATGCGGTAATTAGTCTAATATGGCTTGTCATTGCTTTCTTTATGAAACCCGAGGCTTACCTCTCCACTTTAATTTTAAGCTACCCTTCGGCAATAAAAAATGAAACAGCTTTAATCAAACAATTAAAAGCCCTAGTTGGAATCAAAGATGTTTTTATTGCCGAAGAAGAAAAGGTCATTTATGTACGAATCGATAAAGCTAATTATCAACCTGGTAGTGCTGAACAAATTTTACAAGAAACCGATCAATCTACTTAG
- the rpsK gene encoding 30S ribosomal protein S11, with translation MAISKSKQQKTRKKVKRVVSDGIVHVHASFNNTIVTFTDRQGNALCWATAGGSGFRGSRKSTPYAAQIATERASAVAKEYGMKSVAVFVHGPGPGRESSIRELISQDFKIVEITDVTGIPHNGCKPPKKRRV, from the coding sequence ATGGCTATATCTAAGTCAAAGCAGCAAAAAACAAGAAAGAAGGTAAAACGTGTTGTCTCAGATGGGATTGTTCACGTACACGCATCGTTTAACAATACTATTGTGACCTTTACAGATCGTCAGGGTAACGCACTTTGCTGGGCAACTGCAGGTGGTTCAGGATTCCGTGGATCTCGAAAGAGCACACCTTATGCCGCGCAAATTGCTACCGAAAGAGCATCAGCAGTGGCTAAAGAGTATGGTATGAAATCAGTTGCTGTTTTTGTGCATGGTCCTGGACCAGGACGCGAATCTTCCATTCGCGAATTGATATCACAGGATTTTAAGATTGTTGAAATAACCGATGTGACTGGCATACCTCACAATGGTTGTAAGCCACCTAAAAAACGTCGTGTATAA
- the ssb gene encoding single-stranded DNA-binding protein — MARGINKVILVGNVGVDPDVRYMPNGNAVTTLSVATSETWKDKQTGEKQERTEWHRVVCFNRLGEIAGEYIRKGSKLYVEGSLRTRKWQDQQGQDRYTTEIVASDIQMLDSKTGGSVNYEDMPSSPQTQHQPNSRKPQAALSPQDAFDELDDDIPF, encoded by the coding sequence ATGGCTCGTGGGATCAATAAAGTTATCTTGGTAGGAAATGTCGGCGTTGACCCAGATGTAAGATATATGCCGAATGGCAACGCGGTAACCACCTTATCAGTAGCTACTAGTGAAACATGGAAGGATAAGCAAACTGGAGAAAAACAAGAGCGTACTGAATGGCATCGTGTGGTCTGTTTCAATCGGTTAGGCGAAATTGCCGGCGAATACATCCGCAAAGGTTCAAAATTGTATGTTGAAGGCAGTCTGCGTACTCGTAAATGGCAAGATCAACAGGGGCAAGATCGTTATACAACTGAAATTGTTGCGTCTGATATCCAAATGCTGGACAGCAAAACTGGTGGTTCCGTTAATTATGAAGATATGCCTTCTTCACCTCAAACACAACACCAACCAAATTCCCGTAAACCACAAGCAGCTCTTTCACCACAAGACGCTTTTGATGAATTGGATGATGATATTCCGTTTTAA
- the secY gene encoding preprotein translocase subunit SecY, which produces MNNQRQLSGQSKSGLAELKSRLLFVVLGILIYRLGAHIPVPGLDPQKLANFFGEQQNTIFGLFNMFSGGALSRVTVFAIGIMPYISASIIIQLFSVVSPKLEQLKKEGESGRRKINQYTRYLTLVLAIFQSLGMARWLAGQQIALHADVFFYFTAVVTLVTGTMFLMWLGEQITEKGVGNGISLIIFSGIVSSMPNAIASVLQQVREGQMQALTLILIAVIVVVVTGFVVFMERAQRRIRVNYAQRTHGRKVYAAQTSHLPLKINMSGVIPPIFASSIILLPATLAQFFGRGKGMDWLADIGMALSPGQPLYLIVYAAAILFFAFFYAALVFNPKDTADNLKKSGAYIPGIRPGEQTTRYIDSVMTRLTLVGAIYLVLVCLLPQILMYTWHVPFYFGGTSLLIIVVVIMDFVAQVQAHLMTQQYDSLMKKANFKGTKLPGLL; this is translated from the coding sequence ATGAATAACCAAAGGCAATTATCCGGCCAATCTAAAAGTGGATTGGCTGAGCTTAAATCAAGATTACTGTTTGTTGTTCTAGGAATATTAATTTATAGGTTAGGTGCACACATTCCAGTGCCTGGACTTGACCCACAAAAATTAGCTAATTTTTTTGGTGAACAACAAAATACAATTTTTGGTTTATTTAATATGTTTTCTGGTGGTGCATTGTCACGGGTAACTGTTTTTGCCATCGGAATAATGCCTTATATTTCTGCGTCTATCATCATTCAATTGTTTTCTGTTGTATCGCCAAAGCTTGAACAACTGAAAAAGGAAGGCGAGTCGGGCAGACGAAAAATAAATCAGTATACACGCTATTTAACACTTGTTTTAGCAATATTCCAGTCACTTGGTATGGCAAGGTGGTTGGCTGGCCAACAAATTGCACTGCATGCTGATGTGTTTTTCTATTTTACTGCAGTTGTTACCTTAGTTACTGGAACAATGTTTCTCATGTGGCTTGGAGAACAAATTACTGAGAAGGGAGTAGGCAACGGAATCTCATTAATTATTTTCTCTGGAATCGTGTCCAGTATGCCGAATGCAATTGCTTCGGTGCTACAACAAGTAAGGGAAGGTCAGATGCAGGCCCTAACCTTAATATTAATTGCTGTAATCGTTGTTGTTGTAACTGGGTTCGTAGTCTTTATGGAAAGAGCGCAACGGCGTATAAGAGTTAATTATGCGCAACGAACTCACGGGCGTAAGGTTTATGCAGCACAAACAAGTCATTTACCCCTGAAAATAAATATGTCTGGAGTAATTCCACCTATTTTTGCTTCCAGCATAATTTTATTGCCGGCAACTTTAGCTCAGTTCTTTGGCAGAGGAAAGGGAATGGATTGGCTTGCAGATATTGGAATGGCCTTGTCCCCGGGACAACCTCTTTATCTCATCGTTTATGCTGCAGCCATTTTGTTTTTTGCATTCTTTTATGCAGCATTAGTATTTAATCCAAAGGATACTGCGGATAACTTGAAAAAATCTGGTGCGTATATACCTGGGATTAGACCCGGCGAACAGACTACCCGATATATTGATTCGGTTATGACTCGTTTGACTTTGGTTGGTGCAATCTATCTCGTATTAGTTTGCTTGTTGCCACAAATTTTGATGTATACCTGGCACGTGCCTTTTTATTTTGGCGGAACTTCACTGCTAATCATAGTAGTTGTGATTATGGATTTTGTAGCACAAGTGCAAGCCCATCTCATGACTCAGCAGTATGATTCATTGATGAAAAAAGCCAATTTCAAAGGAACTAAACTGCCTGGTCTTTTATGA
- a CDS encoding DNA-directed RNA polymerase subunit alpha produces the protein MYTEINEMLTPSVLKVHSESPYHSRIVLEPLERGYGHTLGNALRRILLSSMPGCAITEVAIDGVLHEYSTIEGVQEDVVDILLNLKQVAIKLTTGREAILTLSKEGPCQVTAGDIQLTHGQEIVNPELVIATLNENGKLNMTLKVERGVGFHSTDSFIRSYEDEIEYKSVGKLKIDNTFSPVKKVAYFVDSARVENRTDLDKLTIDLQTNGTLDPEEAIRISASILQRQLHAFVDMKFEESRTDNKERVDFDPILLRPVDDLELTVRSANCLKAENIYYIGDLVQKTENELLKTPNLGKKSLTEIKDVLASRSLSLGMKLENWPPANLGE, from the coding sequence ATGTATACTGAAATAAATGAAATGCTTACCCCGTCTGTACTCAAAGTACATTCTGAGTCACCATATCACTCGCGTATTGTTCTTGAACCATTAGAGCGCGGTTATGGTCACACTCTCGGCAATGCATTGAGACGAATACTTTTGTCGTCTATGCCGGGTTGTGCTATTACAGAAGTAGCAATTGATGGTGTTCTGCATGAGTACAGCACTATCGAAGGTGTACAGGAGGATGTTGTTGATATTCTCTTAAACCTCAAGCAAGTTGCCATTAAATTAACTACTGGTCGGGAGGCAATTCTAACCCTGAGTAAAGAGGGGCCTTGCCAAGTCACTGCTGGTGATATTCAGTTGACTCATGGCCAGGAAATTGTTAATCCTGAACTGGTTATTGCAACTCTCAATGAAAACGGAAAGTTAAACATGACTTTAAAAGTTGAACGAGGAGTTGGCTTTCATTCAACAGATTCGTTTATCCGTTCCTATGAAGATGAGATAGAGTATAAGTCAGTTGGCAAATTAAAAATTGATAATACTTTTTCACCTGTGAAAAAGGTTGCTTATTTTGTTGATAGTGCTCGCGTTGAAAATCGTACTGACCTAGATAAGCTTACTATTGATTTACAGACAAACGGAACCTTAGATCCAGAGGAAGCAATTCGTATCTCTGCTTCTATTCTTCAGCGCCAATTGCATGCGTTTGTTGACATGAAGTTTGAAGAATCTCGTACCGATAATAAAGAACGAGTCGATTTCGATCCTATTCTATTGAGGCCTGTAGATGATTTAGAACTAACCGTTCGTTCAGCAAATTGTTTGAAAGCCGAAAATATTTACTATATCGGCGATTTAGTTCAAAAAACAGAAAACGAATTGTTAAAGACACCAAATTTAGGTAAAAAATCATTAACCGAGATCAAAGATGTATTGGCTTCACGTTCTTTGTCTTTGGGGATGAAGCTTGAGAATTGGCCGCCAGCTAATCTTGGCGAGTAA
- the rpsD gene encoding 30S ribosomal protein S4 codes for MARYLGPKCKLSRREATDLYLKSGVRDYKSKCKAEKQPGQHGDKRPRLSDYGIQLREKQKIRRLYGVLEKQFSNYYKKAARQKGSTGENLMILLEKRLDNVVYRMGFACTRAEARQLVVHKAILVNDQVVNIPSFLVKPGDVISVRQRAKGQGRVQAAIALSEQRAPCDWLTVDSSSLKGTFTSVPTLNDLSALYNVNLVVELYSK; via the coding sequence ATGGCTAGATACCTTGGTCCAAAATGTAAATTATCGCGCAGAGAAGCTACGGACCTCTATTTAAAAAGTGGCGTGCGTGATTATAAATCTAAATGTAAGGCTGAAAAACAACCTGGTCAACATGGCGATAAGCGCCCACGATTGAGCGATTATGGTATTCAATTGCGTGAAAAGCAGAAAATTCGAAGACTTTACGGCGTCTTGGAAAAGCAATTTAGCAATTACTATAAAAAAGCTGCAAGGCAAAAGGGTTCTACAGGTGAGAATTTGATGATTCTACTTGAAAAACGGCTTGATAATGTTGTCTACCGAATGGGATTTGCTTGTACACGTGCTGAGGCTAGACAATTGGTCGTTCACAAAGCTATTCTGGTTAATGATCAAGTAGTTAATATACCTTCTTTTTTAGTTAAACCTGGCGATGTTATTTCTGTTCGTCAAAGGGCAAAGGGGCAAGGTAGAGTTCAAGCTGCAATAGCTCTTTCAGAACAGCGCGCCCCCTGTGATTGGTTAACCGTTGATTCAAGTTCTTTAAAGGGCACCTTTACATCTGTGCCAACACTAAATGACTTATCAGCTTTATATAACGTCAATTTAGTTGTAGAACTTTACTCTAAGTAA
- the rpmJ gene encoding 50S ribosomal protein L36 — MKVRASVKRLCRNCKIINRNGIIRVICKDARHKQKQG, encoded by the coding sequence ATGAAAGTTAGAGCATCAGTAAAGCGACTTTGTCGAAACTGCAAAATTATTAATCGCAACGGTATTATCCGCGTTATATGTAAGGATGCACGGCATAAACAAAAGCAAGGTTAA